One window of Neptuniibacter halophilus genomic DNA carries:
- the tatC gene encoding twin-arginine translocase subunit TatC has translation MSEHRPEMPEQDQEQPLISHLVELRQRLVHVLLMVLVVFLGLFYFANDLYTYLSAPLTALLPEGTSMIATDVTSPFFAPFKLTLVLAIFLAMPFVLHQIWGFIAPGLYKHEKRLAVPLLISSIFLFYAGIAFAYFVVFPLIFGFFTSVGPENVAVMTDISSYLNFVLKLFFAFGIVFEIPIATMLLIWTGAATVQGLRDKRAYVIVACFVLGMLLTPPDVISQSLLAVPMWLLFEAGIILAIIFVRKGEDEEDIEEEFEQAIDEEENNR, from the coding sequence ATGAGCGAACATCGTCCCGAGATGCCGGAGCAGGATCAGGAGCAACCGCTGATCAGTCATCTGGTAGAGCTGCGCCAGCGGCTGGTACACGTATTACTGATGGTCCTGGTGGTTTTCCTCGGCCTGTTCTATTTTGCTAACGATCTGTATACCTATCTGTCAGCTCCGCTGACCGCGTTGTTGCCGGAAGGCACCAGCATGATAGCGACCGACGTCACATCTCCTTTCTTCGCACCGTTTAAACTGACGCTGGTACTGGCCATTTTCCTGGCCATGCCATTTGTACTGCACCAGATCTGGGGCTTCATTGCACCGGGGCTTTATAAGCACGAAAAACGGCTGGCGGTACCTCTGCTGATCTCCAGCATCTTCCTGTTTTATGCCGGCATCGCGTTTGCTTATTTCGTCGTCTTCCCGTTGATCTTCGGTTTCTTTACCAGTGTTGGGCCTGAGAACGTAGCGGTAATGACTGACATCAGTAGTTACCTGAACTTTGTACTCAAGCTGTTTTTCGCTTTTGGTATCGTGTTTGAGATTCCGATTGCAACCATGTTGTTGATCTGGACCGGTGCGGCGACTGTTCAGGGGCTGCGCGACAAGCGTGCTTATGTCATCGTTGCATGCTTCGTCCTGGGCATGTTACTGACCCCACCGGATGTAATCTCCCAAAGCCTGCTGGCAGTACCGATGTGGTTGCTGTTTGAGGCGGGAATTATTCTGGCGATCATCTTCGTGCGAAAGGGTGAAGATGAAGAAGATATAGAAGAAGAATTCGAGCAGGCGATTGATGAAGAGGAAAACAACCGCTGA